One genomic region from Natrinema caseinilyticum encodes:
- a CDS encoding DUF7410 domain-containing protein, with amino-acid sequence MPDETHGSASAVDDRVPAAAGAKPAFDVHGDEPPVRCPYCGRPFRRDRYESLHRGLEHSERLSVRERAAYDRARGEENPAVRRVRLEALGVLVLLYFGLLIVAAFVV; translated from the coding sequence GTGCCCGACGAGACCCACGGCTCCGCGTCTGCGGTCGACGACCGTGTTCCAGCGGCGGCCGGTGCGAAACCCGCGTTCGACGTACACGGCGACGAACCGCCCGTTCGCTGCCCGTACTGCGGTCGACCGTTTCGGCGGGATCGATACGAATCGCTCCACCGCGGTCTCGAACACTCCGAGCGACTCTCCGTTCGGGAGCGTGCCGCGTACGATCGCGCTCGCGGCGAGGAAAATCCAGCGGTTCGCCGCGTTCGACTCGAGGCGCTCGGCGTCCTCGTTCTCCTGTACTTCGGGCTGTTGATCGTGGCCGCGTTCGTCGTCTGA